From one Lolium rigidum isolate FL_2022 chromosome 4, APGP_CSIRO_Lrig_0.1, whole genome shotgun sequence genomic stretch:
- the LOC124708405 gene encoding probable beta-1,4-xylosyltransferase GT43A codes for MGTGAATPERLPKQRRGGYLWKKALLHFSLCFVMGFFTGFAPSSSSSWRSGGGDPVPPHRVGDQLAASRVALNGNQRINLAPPSPDGAGGGGATVDVDDDGNDETGPRRMLIVVTTTRSGAGERRRRRPELLRLAHTLRLVRPPVVWVVVEPAADAPATAEVLRGTGVMYRHLAFRPEENFTTAAAEAHAQRNAALAHVEKHRLSGVVHFADAAGVYDARFFDEIRQIEAFGTWPVATMSAGEKKVVVEGPLCSASKVVGWFSRNFNDGTTRSVTYNAEVDLNPAGAAGTRAHTIDVSGFAFNSSILWDPERWGRPTSLPDTSQDSIKFVQEVVLEDRTKLKGIPSDCSQIMVWQYTMPSPTSHKTSAPKTHHRR; via the exons ATGGGGACGGGGGCGGCGACGCCGGAGCGGCTCCCGAAGCAGCGGCGGGGCGGCTACCTGTGGAAGAAGGCGCTGCTCCACTTCTCCCTCTGCTTCGTCATGGGCTTCTTCACCGGCTtcgcgccctcctcctcctcctcctggcggtCCGGCGGGGGCGACCCGGTGCCGCCGCACCGCGTCGGCGACCAGCTCGCCGCCTCCCGCGTCGCCCTCAACGGCAACCAGCGCATCAACCTGGCGCCGCCCTCGCCGGACGGCGCCGGCGGGGGCGGCGCCACGGTGGACGTGGACGACGACGGCAACGACGAGACCGGGCCGCGCCGGATGCTGATTGTGGTCACCACCACGCGGTCGGGGGCGGGGgagcgcaggcggcggcggccggagctgcTGCGGCTCGCGCACACGCTCAGGCTCGTGCGCCCGCCGGTCGTCTGGGTCGTGGTGGAGCCGGCCGCGGACGCGCCGGCGACCGCCGAGGTGCTAAGGGGCACCGGGGTCATGTACAGACACCTCGCCTTCCGCCCCGAGGAGAActtcaccaccgccgccgccgaggcccaCGCGCAGCGCAACGCCGCGCTCGCCCACGTCGAGAAGCACCGCCTCTCCGGCGTCGTCCACTTCGCCGACGCCGCCGGCGTCTACGACGCACGCTTCTTCGACGAGATCCGACAGATCGA GGCGTTTGGCACATGGCCGGTGGCAACGATGTCCGCCGGAGAGAAGAAAGTAGTGGTGGAAGGCCCACTGTGCAGTGCCTCGAAAGTAGTCGGTTGGTTCTCGAGAAACTTCAATGATGGTACCACCCGATCAGTGACATATAACGCGGAGGTTGACTTGAATCCTGCCGGTGCTGCTGGCACGCGAGCCCACACGATCGACGTATCAGGGTTTGCGTTTAACAGCTCTATTTTGTGGGACCCTGAGCGGTGGGGACGACCAACGTCATTACCGGACACTTCACAG gattccatcaagttTGTGCAAGAGGTGGTGCTGGAGGACAGGACCAAGCTGAAGGGGATCCCCTCCGACTGCTCCCAGATCATGGTGTGGCAGTACACCATGCCGAGCCCCACTTCTCACAAAACCTCTGCCCCGAAAACTCACCATAGAAGGTAG